One window of the Paraburkholderia sp. PGU19 genome contains the following:
- the rnc gene encoding ribonuclease III, protein MPLSPLESRLRYEFRNAELLRQALTHRSHSATHNERLEFLGDSVLNCAVAALLFQRFGKLDEGDLSRVRANLVKQQSLYEIAQALNISESLRLGEGELRSGGFRRPSILADTLEAILGAIFLDSGFEAAQTVIKRLYVPILDHIDPRTLGKDAKTLLQEYLQGHKIPLPTYTVVATHGAAHNQQFEVECTVPKLDVKVSGSGASRRAAEQAAAKKALDEVMAAAPAMVAKPKRSKSARAAKQAETEIVPGVTGVQAALDLRAPDTRRSDRASRAVEAKPVTPEVPSAGQAAAAAPLAVIRAAHVEYSQESAGGDKTERATRSADKPETVLKLAERPAERLNQDKPDTPARAAEKTPEKPVEKSADKASDKPADKSAEKPAEKPDTNTRGTDKTASRAREAAPGASAGDLEPGVAGAVHTRVADAGH, encoded by the coding sequence ATGCCCCTATCTCCGTTGGAAAGCCGTTTGCGCTACGAATTTCGCAATGCGGAATTGTTGCGCCAGGCTTTAACTCACCGCAGTCACAGTGCCACGCATAACGAGCGGCTGGAATTTCTCGGCGACTCCGTTCTGAATTGCGCGGTGGCTGCGCTTTTGTTCCAACGTTTCGGGAAACTGGACGAGGGTGATCTATCCCGCGTTCGCGCCAATCTGGTCAAGCAACAGTCGTTGTACGAGATTGCTCAGGCCCTGAATATTTCCGAAAGCTTGCGGCTCGGTGAAGGCGAATTGCGCAGCGGCGGTTTCCGCCGCCCGTCCATTCTCGCGGACACGCTGGAAGCCATTCTGGGCGCGATCTTTCTCGACAGCGGGTTCGAGGCGGCGCAGACGGTCATCAAGCGCCTGTACGTGCCGATTCTCGATCACATCGACCCGCGTACCCTTGGCAAGGATGCCAAGACCTTGCTGCAAGAGTATCTGCAGGGCCACAAGATTCCGCTGCCTACCTACACTGTCGTCGCCACGCATGGTGCGGCGCACAATCAGCAGTTCGAAGTCGAGTGCACCGTGCCGAAGCTGGACGTGAAGGTCTCCGGTTCGGGCGCGAGTCGCCGTGCGGCCGAGCAGGCCGCGGCAAAGAAGGCGCTCGACGAGGTGATGGCGGCGGCGCCCGCCATGGTGGCCAAGCCGAAGCGCTCGAAGAGCGCGCGCGCGGCCAAGCAGGCCGAGACCGAAATCGTGCCGGGCGTGACGGGTGTTCAGGCGGCGCTCGATCTGCGCGCGCCCGATACGCGGAGGTCTGATCGAGCGTCACGCGCCGTGGAGGCGAAGCCGGTCACACCCGAGGTACCGTCGGCAGGGCAGGCGGCTGCGGCGGCGCCGCTCGCGGTCATACGCGCGGCGCATGTCGAGTACAGCCAGGAATCCGCTGGCGGCGACAAGACCGAGCGCGCCACGCGCTCGGCAGACAAACCGGAAACCGTACTGAAACTGGCCGAGCGTCCCGCGGAACGCCTGAATCAGGACAAGCCCGACACGCCGGCGCGCGCAGCGGAAAAGACGCCTGAGAAGCCTGTCGAAAAATCGGCTGACAAGGCGTCGGACAAACCTGCCGATAAATCTGCGGAAAAACCCGCCGAAAAACCCGACACCAACACTCGCGGCACGGACAAAACCGCGTCGCGCGCCCGCGAGGCCGCTCCCGGCGCAAGCGCGGGCGATCTCGAACCCGGCGTCGCCGGCGCGGTGCACACCCGCGTGGCCGATGCCGGTCATTGA
- the lepB gene encoding signal peptidase I, whose translation MNFALILFVLVIFTGVAWVADKLVFLPKRRRAAEAAVAEFDNQQARVGERFADENAPSTRARLREEKLRQPWWLEYTASFFPVILVVFVVRSFVVEPFKIPSGSMVPTLLVGDFILVNKFDYGIRLPITNTKVTEGRPLQRGDVVVFRYPKDESVDYIKRVIGLPGDVVSYEDKQLTINGKPVPETALPDYFDEERIGYAKQFEEDLDGRKNRILNNPAVPPFIVGAEDFPYRDNCKYDARGVTCKVPPGNYFMMGDNRDNSADSRYWGFAPDKNIVGRAFFIWMNFSNLKRIGGFH comes from the coding sequence ATGAATTTTGCGCTGATTCTTTTTGTGCTCGTGATCTTTACGGGCGTGGCATGGGTCGCGGACAAACTGGTTTTCCTGCCAAAACGGCGCCGCGCGGCGGAAGCCGCCGTCGCCGAGTTCGACAATCAGCAGGCACGCGTCGGCGAACGTTTCGCCGATGAGAATGCGCCCTCCACACGCGCGCGCCTGCGTGAGGAAAAGCTGCGCCAGCCGTGGTGGCTCGAATACACGGCGAGTTTTTTCCCGGTGATTCTCGTCGTGTTCGTCGTGCGTTCGTTCGTCGTCGAGCCGTTCAAGATTCCGTCGGGTTCGATGGTGCCGACGCTGCTCGTCGGCGACTTCATCCTCGTCAACAAGTTCGATTACGGCATCCGTCTGCCCATCACGAATACGAAGGTCACGGAAGGCCGTCCGCTGCAGCGTGGCGATGTCGTCGTGTTCCGCTACCCGAAAGACGAATCGGTTGACTACATCAAGCGCGTGATCGGCCTGCCTGGCGACGTCGTCTCGTACGAGGACAAGCAGCTCACAATCAATGGCAAGCCGGTGCCCGAGACGGCGCTGCCCGATTACTTCGATGAAGAGCGTATCGGCTACGCGAAGCAGTTCGAAGAAGACCTCGACGGGCGCAAGAACCGCATTCTCAATAATCCGGCCGTGCCGCCGTTCATCGTCGGCGCGGAAGACTTCCCTTATCGAGATAACTGCAAGTACGACGCACGCGGCGTCACATGCAAGGTGCCGCCGGGCAACTACTTCATGATGGGCGACAACCGCGACAACAGTGCGGACAGCCGCTATTGGGGCTTCGCGCCGGACAAGAACATCGTCGGTCGCGCGTTCTTCATCTGGATGAACTTCAGCAATTTGAAACGCATCGGCGGCTTCCATTGA
- the era gene encoding GTPase Era — MNAPTPTGFRCGMVAIVGRPNVGKSTLMNALVGQKVSITSRKAQTTRHRITGINTIDDAQYIFVDTPGFQTRHSTALNRSLNRAVTSTLSSVDAVLFVIEAGRFGPDDQKVLDLIPKSAPTLLIANKLDRVSDKDSLFPFMQQMSALREFREIVPLSAKNPDDIKRLLATVKPYLPEGQPIYGEDDLTDRSERFLAAEILREKVFRWTGDELPYTSTVLIDKFETEGRLRRIFATILVERDMHKAMIIGQKGAKLKQISTEARLDMEKLFDGPVYLETFIKVKSGWADNEAGLRAYGYE, encoded by the coding sequence ATGAACGCTCCCACTCCCACTGGTTTTCGCTGCGGCATGGTCGCAATCGTCGGCCGCCCGAACGTCGGCAAGTCGACGCTGATGAACGCGCTGGTTGGCCAGAAAGTCAGCATCACGTCGCGCAAGGCGCAGACCACCCGCCACCGCATCACGGGCATCAATACGATCGACGACGCGCAGTACATTTTCGTCGACACGCCTGGCTTTCAGACGCGTCACAGCACCGCGCTGAACCGTTCGCTGAATCGCGCGGTCACGTCGACGCTGTCGTCTGTCGACGCCGTGCTGTTCGTGATCGAAGCCGGCCGCTTCGGTCCCGACGACCAGAAGGTGCTCGACCTGATCCCGAAATCCGCGCCGACGCTGCTCATCGCGAACAAGCTCGACCGCGTGAGCGACAAGGACTCGCTGTTTCCGTTCATGCAGCAGATGAGCGCGCTGCGCGAGTTCAGGGAAATCGTGCCGCTGTCGGCCAAGAATCCTGACGACATCAAGCGCCTGCTGGCGACCGTCAAGCCGTATCTGCCCGAGGGCCAGCCGATCTACGGCGAAGACGATCTGACCGATCGCAGCGAGCGCTTCCTCGCCGCCGAAATTCTGCGCGAGAAAGTGTTCCGCTGGACGGGCGACGAACTGCCGTACACGAGCACGGTGCTGATCGACAAGTTCGAGACGGAAGGGCGCCTGCGTCGCATTTTCGCGACGATCCTCGTCGAGCGCGATATGCACAAGGCGATGATCATCGGCCAGAAGGGTGCGAAGCTGAAGCAGATCAGCACGGAAGCGCGCCTCGACATGGAGAAGCTGTTCGACGGCCCCGTGTATCTGGAGACGTTCATCAAGGTGAAGAGTGGCTGGGCCGAC
- the lepA gene encoding translation elongation factor 4: MDHIRNFSIIAHIDHGKSTLADRIIQLCGGLSDREMESQVLDSMDLERERGITIKAQTAALSYRARDGKLYNLNMIDTPGHVDFSYEVSRSLSACEGALLVVDASQGVEAQTVANCYTAIELGVEVVPVLNKIDLPAANPENAITEIEDVIGIDATDATHCSAKTGLGVQDVLEALIAKVPPPKGSPDEPLQALIIDSWFDNYVGVVMLVRIVNGTLRPKDKIRMMATGAEYPVEHVGVFTPKSKNLEELSAGQVGFIIAGIKELTAAKVGDTVTIVKRPAAEPLPGFKEVKPQVFAGLYPVEANQYDALRESLEKLKLNDASLMYEPEVSQALGFGFRCGFLGLLHMEIVQERLEREFDMDLITTAPTVVYEVVQRDGTILTVENPAKMPDPSKIEEVREPIVTVNLYMPQDYVGSVITLCTQKRGSQINMQYHGRQVQLTYEIPMGEIVLDFFDRLKSVSRGYASMDYEFKEYRASDVVKVDMLINGDKVDALSVIVHRSQSQYRGREVAAKMREIIPRQMYDVAIQATIGAHIIARENIKALRKNVLAKCYGGDITRKKKLLEKQKEGKKRMKQVGSVEIPQEAFLAILRVEDK; encoded by the coding sequence ATGGATCATATTCGTAACTTTTCGATCATTGCGCACATCGACCATGGCAAGTCGACGCTCGCCGATCGCATCATCCAGCTTTGCGGCGGTCTGTCGGACCGCGAGATGGAATCGCAGGTCCTCGACTCGATGGATCTCGAACGCGAGCGTGGCATCACCATCAAGGCACAAACGGCCGCGCTGTCTTACCGCGCGCGCGACGGCAAGCTGTACAACCTGAACATGATCGACACGCCCGGGCACGTCGACTTCTCGTACGAGGTCAGCCGCTCGCTCTCCGCGTGTGAAGGCGCGCTGCTGGTCGTCGACGCGAGTCAGGGCGTCGAGGCGCAAACGGTCGCCAACTGCTACACGGCCATCGAACTTGGCGTCGAAGTGGTGCCCGTGCTCAACAAGATCGACCTGCCGGCCGCAAACCCCGAAAACGCAATCACCGAGATCGAAGACGTGATCGGCATCGACGCCACCGATGCCACGCATTGCAGCGCGAAGACGGGCTTGGGCGTCCAGGATGTGCTCGAAGCGCTGATCGCGAAAGTGCCGCCGCCGAAGGGCAGCCCGGACGAGCCGCTGCAGGCGCTGATCATCGACTCGTGGTTCGATAACTACGTCGGCGTCGTGATGCTGGTGCGTATCGTCAACGGTACGCTGCGTCCGAAAGACAAGATCCGCATGATGGCGACGGGCGCCGAATATCCCGTCGAGCACGTCGGCGTGTTCACGCCGAAATCGAAGAATCTGGAAGAACTGTCGGCAGGGCAGGTGGGCTTCATCATCGCCGGCATCAAGGAACTGACGGCGGCGAAGGTCGGCGACACCGTCACCATCGTCAAGCGTCCCGCGGCTGAACCGCTGCCCGGATTCAAGGAAGTGAAGCCGCAGGTGTTCGCCGGTCTCTATCCCGTTGAAGCGAACCAGTACGACGCGCTGCGCGAATCGCTGGAAAAGCTCAAGCTCAACGACGCATCGCTGATGTACGAGCCGGAAGTGTCTCAGGCGCTCGGCTTTGGTTTCCGTTGCGGCTTCCTTGGTCTGTTGCATATGGAGATCGTCCAGGAACGGCTCGAGCGCGAGTTCGACATGGACCTGATCACCACCGCGCCGACCGTGGTGTATGAAGTCGTGCAGCGCGACGGCACGATCTTGACGGTCGAGAATCCGGCGAAGATGCCGGACCCGTCGAAGATCGAAGAAGTGCGCGAGCCGATCGTCACCGTGAACCTGTACATGCCGCAAGACTATGTCGGCTCGGTGATTACGCTGTGCACGCAAAAGCGCGGTTCACAGATCAACATGCAGTACCACGGACGCCAGGTGCAGTTGACGTACGAAATCCCGATGGGCGAAATCGTGCTCGACTTCTTTGACCGGCTGAAGTCGGTGTCGCGCGGTTATGCGTCGATGGACTACGAGTTCAAGGAATATCGCGCGTCGGACGTCGTGAAGGTCGACATGCTGATCAACGGCGACAAGGTCGACGCGTTGTCGGTGATCGTTCACCGTTCGCAGAGCCAATATCGCGGCCGCGAAGTCGCTGCGAAGATGCGCGAAATCATTCCGCGTCAGATGTATGACGTCGCCATTCAGGCAACCATCGGTGCGCACATCATTGCGCGCGAGAACATCAAAGCACTTCGTAAGAACGTTCTGGCAAAGTGCTACGGCGGCGACATTACGCGTAAGAAGAAGCTGTTGGAAAAGCAGAAGGAAGGTAAGAAGCGGATGAAGCAGGTCGGCTCCGTCGAGATTCCGCAAGAGGCTTTCCTCGCTATTCTGCGCGTCGAAGACAAATAA